The following are from one region of the Bacillus methanolicus MGA3 genome:
- a CDS encoding exonuclease SbcCD subunit D, which yields MKFIHTADWHLGKLVHGVYMTEDQREVLRQFVELVEEEKPDAVVIAGDLYDRSVPPTSAVELLDEILFKINVELKTPIVAVAGNHDSAERLSFGSSWYRKSQFYLTGKLTNDFKPIHINGVNFYLAPYSEPGMVRQLLEDDTIHSHHDAMKALIGKMEETLNPNEPNVFVGHAFVLGGKTSDSERALSVGGSGCVGAELFEPFSYTALGHLHSPDALNHEKIKYSGSLLKYSFSEASQNKSISIIEMEGNGSFTIRYKSLKPKKDLREIEGYLEELLDPAFYEKQSCNDYLKVTLLDEGALIDPINKLRQIYPNVLHLERKLDITDAKTKKSFISMREEKKSELDLFAQFYQEMTTSEFTPDKKEIMASVIEKVLKEEAVR from the coding sequence TTGAAATTTATACATACAGCAGATTGGCATTTAGGGAAATTAGTCCATGGCGTATATATGACAGAAGACCAGCGTGAGGTGCTCCGCCAGTTTGTAGAGCTTGTGGAAGAGGAAAAACCTGATGCAGTTGTTATTGCGGGAGATCTTTATGACCGTTCTGTCCCTCCCACAAGCGCAGTAGAGCTTTTAGATGAAATATTGTTCAAAATAAATGTTGAATTGAAAACACCGATTGTGGCTGTTGCAGGGAATCATGACAGTGCAGAAAGGCTGTCTTTTGGAAGCTCCTGGTACCGGAAAAGCCAATTTTACTTGACAGGGAAACTAACGAATGATTTTAAGCCAATCCATATTAATGGTGTAAATTTCTACCTTGCTCCCTATTCTGAGCCTGGTATGGTGAGGCAGCTCCTCGAAGATGACACAATTCATTCCCACCACGATGCAATGAAGGCATTGATCGGCAAAATGGAAGAGACGCTGAATCCAAATGAACCAAATGTTTTTGTTGGACATGCTTTTGTATTAGGAGGAAAAACGTCTGATTCGGAACGAGCTTTGTCGGTCGGAGGTTCAGGATGTGTCGGAGCTGAATTGTTTGAACCTTTTTCATATACTGCTCTTGGCCACCTTCATAGTCCCGATGCGCTTAACCACGAAAAAATAAAATATTCCGGGTCACTTCTCAAATATTCATTTTCCGAAGCCAGCCAAAACAAGTCTATATCTATCATTGAAATGGAAGGAAACGGATCTTTTACAATCCGCTATAAATCACTCAAGCCTAAGAAGGATCTGAGAGAAATTGAAGGGTACCTGGAGGAGCTGCTTGATCCGGCATTTTATGAGAAACAATCTTGCAATGACTATCTGAAAGTCACTTTGCTTGATGAAGGTGCTCTCATCGATCCAATCAATAAGCTGCGCCAAATCTACCCAAATGTTCTCCATCTTGAAAGAAAATTAGATATAACTGACGCGAAAACTAAAAAATCGTTTATTTCAATGAGAGAAGAGAAAAAATCAGAACTTGATTTGTTTGCACAATTTTATCAGGAGATGACGACTTCAGAGTTTACGCCGGAC